ACACACTTACCGGTGCCAGAGGTTGTCAACAGAATTAAAGGGATCTTACTCACCCAAGTGATTTTCTCTGATAAACAATGTTGACCTTTTAGTTGATAACACAATCTTAACACCATTTCTAGTAGATCATAGGTATTTTAGTTAACTGAAAAGTCAAGCAGTACTGACACAATACATTAACACCTACTTTTTTTGCAGATTCAGTGCTTGTCAACATAATCTTTTAAAATTACATGAAAATGGTTGCTAACTCTTTCTCACTTACAGCTCCGCCctccccccacaaacacacacaggtcaTTATATATTGGTTTCTACCAAATCAGTAAGAAATCAATTAAGTTGTTTCAGCATTTTAAACATTCGTTCTCAAACCCTGAGCCACATATTTCTTGCATGGGTGTCCACACTGGATGGCATGTTTGAAGTACCAATTTATTTTTTCTCCCTGTGCATCTGTGACTATAGAGGGATGAATACACAGGATTGGCCTAACACTCTAGGCAACTTGTATTATCCCAAAGGAAAAAGCACAAAACAGCAAAGTTATTTAAAACAATCTAAAATACTGCTGCCAAAGAGTAGAGATTTCCAACTGGTCAACAGATGCTGCGGTGGTGAGAGACCATTGTCTATGTACAGAAAAAAACGGAATGCTTTACCTGCCTCACTAATCTACAGATGAGGGAGCTATGAAGTTCAAGTCGAAGTAAAAATCCATATCCAAGCACTCATGGCACTGGCATGCTGCAATGTATGCCAAATCCATATTTACTGTTAAAAAGGTCAAGTCAATCCTTCAAGTATTTCCCAATATGACACTTTGCACCTCAAGAGATTCTGAATACAGCACTTTCCTGCCATTTTACTTAATGCTATATTCATTCACAGCAATGGCCTACACGAAGGCAACATAACAGGAAGAATCCATTAAGTTGGCATTTCTTTAATTATGTCACTGTATTTGAAATAACGGGAGATTAAAGACTTTAGTCTACGCAGCCTTTTCTTTTGCAAATACATACAGacgaacctcgattatccgaatatcggattatccagcaagatcatCACGTCCCGTTACTTGGCTGAACTATATTATTCGGAATTCGATTATCCAGAATTCAATTAACCAgatgaaatactccctgcccttgtccttcggataattgaggtttctcTGTATTTCAGTATGCCCAAATTACCTCAAATTTTGGTTTAGAACTGGAATTGCACTGCAGCCATTCAGACTTCAACTAGCTACTTTTAAAAGGCATGTTTCTTTCATTATTTAACTGCCATTTATTCATTTGTAAGACATTGTTTTCTTTTCACTATATTCCTATAACCATACATACGTTCCTTTCATATTCAACTAAATTCTACAGCCTATGTTGGAATCCTTTTTCAGCCAAAATATAAAATAATATTTACTAACAATTAGATACTTATTTTTCTCTCATAGCCAACTTCCATAAACAATATTAGAATTTAATACTTCCAAAAATTGTGTATAAATTGACTTTAAGCACTAAAATCCATTTTCACTGGAGATtagttagttttaaaataaatctTGAGCACTCAACTACTCTCCATTTCACTATCAAGAACCCATTAATTAGCAAAAATTAACTGATTATCTGAGAGATATTTTCAATTAAACATGCACTGTTCACGTACATAACATTAATGTTTCCTAACAATAGTCAAAACCCTGCCTATTACCTCATACAGGGCATTAAAAAAATCTTACACTCAGATGCTGTGTGTCAATCTAGCTTTAAATGTATCACCTGTATTCACGAGCAAGTGTATCATTGCAAAGATTCAATTCACTTGCTCTTAAAATCTTTATGAATAACATCTTTTACTGAAGTCTCACAACAACAACACCTGGTCAATGGAAAATTAtctggagacaaagagagaggaggaaagaagaggagaGATAGAAGGGAAATAATTAATTCTTGCTTGTCCTAATTATATAAAGCTGTGTGCACTGAAATGATGAACAAGACTGTCTTGAGTAATAAGACAAGGGAATATGTTTAAAATGTATTGTGTCAACACATTCATAACATATATGGAAACTGAACTGCTAAACTGCACAAACGAGGGTCAAGAAAGTACTTCACAAATAATTAACACTTTAGTGAATAAAcctattttaaaaaatgttcaatAATATTGCTGTTTCACAGGTGAAATTGTTTGTCAGTCTGTTCAATGTCATCAAATGGACCGCACTGTAATAGAGATGCAAACCGCTATCAGCTATCAATAGATAGATAAATTCTAGAAATATTAGACAAATACTATGTGCTCTTGTCAGCACAACGAAATGCTTCATATATATGTGCATGAAATGAGGACTGCCCATGTTTCATTTTATCATTAACAGTATTGAAGCTAGTTTTGttacagattataagagcagcaAATCTTTAAAACTAGTATAAACACCAATCTAAAACTTAATACAATAAAACTACTTTTTTCAACTTCAAACTTCTAATTACATGGTTAAAGGAAATGAAATATTCTACAATGAAGTATGACAACTGACAGCTGCTTCGTTGTCCCGTATTTTAAATATAGTGCACAGTGACAGAAGCAGTGCACTAAGAAAATTATTTTGCAAGTTAACCTTCATTCTGTCATATTGAACACTTATATATGAGTACAAAAAATTCTGACCAAATGCTAATTTTGAAGTAGAAATGAGGTGGTATTTTAATGTGTATGCATTTAAAAAGATCACAAGAATCAACCAGAACACAGAAAGGAAACAGATTTGGGTTCTGATAAACCTTTAAACTGGAATGGTACTGCGACAATGCAGTATTTCACTAATCCACAACAGTATATGAAATGCTCTCCAGGGCAAAATGTACCATTATTAATTTACAACACATGAAATTGAAACTCTTAAACCCTTAAGAACTTAGGTGTGTGTAACAAAGTgtattaaatgttgtgattcaagAGCCCAAAACAAAGGATAAACTTTAATGTTTAAAATATATGTAAACACCATGAACAATTCCTGTGGTGTCAATAATCTGAATTGAATAAAATATGGATACATTTGAGTGATTGAATGTAATGTATAATGACTGAAATATATTGCAGTTTCCTTCTGCAGAATATCAAGAACAAAGACTTCAGAAGCTTGTGTATTAAAGGCTATCAAGATTTATTTTAATAAACATGCTGCTTCAATGGAACTTCTAAAATCAACAAATACCCACATGTAAAAATGGATTACTTACTTACTGATTGCACTTGGATGAGGTGATAAAAGGATTAAAAAAAGGTCTGCAATAGCCAAATACTAACCTGCCTCTTTAACCTGCTGAAGAAAcacatataaatatatattttaaaaggtCAAGCTCCACAGAGCTTTTTAATAAGGGACACAGTCCTAGAGGAAGCTGTAAAACATAGCCAATGTGAGCACAAAAGAAAACGTTTAGGCACTGCAATTAGCCCTGCTGCAACATGCTTCAGTTGAGAAGACGGTACTGCTGCCTAATGAAGATGACCTGGAATGTTAAACGGTCACTATTTCGTACTCATATTATTGCACTGATTTGCCTTGTATTTTTATTTGCAATGTTTCTGTTCATTAATCAGCACGATTGGGTAACTAGCAAAACTTGGTCAAAGGaaactggttattctgttcctcATACAATGAGGGGATTCAGGTCACCAAAAAGTACTACTAACCAGAGCACAATGAAAAACATTTGGAAAGAGGCTGCGCAAACATACAAGATTCATACTGTGAATCCTAGCACTGCACTTTCTCCTCCAGATGTAACTGGATTAGGGGACGTACTGAATGCAAATGGAACCATGcacagtgaaaagaagacaggatATATACCCCATTACCAGTATAATTACATCATTAATGAACCAAACAAATGTGAAAAACAAAGCCCATTCTTAATTGTGTTGATTGCAGCTGAACCTGGCCAAACTGAAGCTCGACATGCTATTCGGCAAACTTGGGGAAATGAAAGCATTGCCCCTGGATTACGCATGGTACATCTTTTTTTACTAGGTTCTAAAATGTCTGGTGGGAACTTTCAGCAGACTTTATTGGAAGAAAGCAGACAGTATCATGATATTATTCAACAAGACTTTCTAGATACATATTATAATCTCACTATTAAAACTCTGATGGGAATGAACTGGGTTGCAACATACTGCCCACATGCCTGGTATGTTATGAAGACTGACAGCGATATGTTTGTGAATACAGAGTATTTAATAAACAAACTCTTAAAGCCTGCACATCCTCCACGTCACAACTATTTCACTGGATATCTAATGCGTGGATATTCACCTAATCGCAACAAGGATAGCAAATGGTACATGCCTCCAGAGCTCTACCCAAGCGAGCGATATCCAGTCTTCTGTTCAGGCACTGGTTATGTTTTTTCCGGGGACTTAGCTGAAAAGATTTTTAAAGTCTCTTTGAGTATTCGGCGTTTGCATTTAGAGGATGTCTATGTTGGAATCTGTCTTGCAAAACTGAGAATTGACCCAGTGCCACCACCCAATGAGTTTCTCTTCAATCACTGGAGAGTTTCTTACTCTAGCTGTAAATATAGCCATCTAATTACCTCTCATCAGTTTGAGCCCAGTGAATTAATCAAATATTGGAACCACTTG
The sequence above is drawn from the Chiloscyllium punctatum isolate Juve2018m chromosome 7, sChiPun1.3, whole genome shotgun sequence genome and encodes:
- the LOC140479767 gene encoding beta-1,3-galactosyltransferase 2-like; its protein translation is MLQLRRRYCCLMKMTWNVKRSLFRTHIIALICLVFLFAMFLFINQHDWVTSKTWSKETGYSVPHTMRGFRSPKSTTNQSTMKNIWKEAAQTYKIHTVNPSTALSPPDVTGLGDVLNANGTMHSEKKTGYIPHYQYNYIINEPNKCEKQSPFLIVLIAAEPGQTEARHAIRQTWGNESIAPGLRMVHLFLLGSKMSGGNFQQTLLEESRQYHDIIQQDFLDTYYNLTIKTLMGMNWVATYCPHAWYVMKTDSDMFVNTEYLINKLLKPAHPPRHNYFTGYLMRGYSPNRNKDSKWYMPPELYPSERYPVFCSGTGYVFSGDLAEKIFKVSLSIRRLHLEDVYVGICLAKLRIDPVPPPNEFLFNHWRVSYSSCKYSHLITSHQFEPSELIKYWNHLQQNKHNACASMAKEKGYRGHGKYRTKKMH